From a single Mycolicibacterium moriokaense genomic region:
- a CDS encoding BTAD domain-containing putative transcriptional regulator, whose protein sequence is MASIKIGFGVLGPLQMTADGAPITLGTPKLRAVLAMLVMNRNRPVSIDALITAAWEEGPPPEARASLHSYISNLRKLISAAGADPKTMLVNAPPGYRLNVPDSDCDIGRFVAEKAAGVHAAAAGRFEEASRHLTNALAEWRGPVLDDLRTFQFVNVFATALTEDKVVAHTARAEAEIACGRAYAVIGELESLTVEYPYREPLWAQLITAYYAAERQSEALDAYQRLKSTLAEDLGIDPGPTVRALHEKILRQESLDLKGAAKTTAVHQISDIDMRTSVQSTAALATLRSAAGPAYPLTATATRIGRLSDNDIVLDDSNVSRHHAVIIDTGTSFVITDLRSANGIDVRGERIRGTATLGDGDKIRICDHEFTFEIEPRSA, encoded by the coding sequence ATGGCTTCGATCAAGATCGGATTCGGCGTGCTGGGGCCCCTGCAGATGACGGCCGACGGCGCGCCGATCACGCTGGGCACCCCCAAACTGCGGGCCGTGCTGGCGATGCTGGTGATGAATCGAAACCGGCCGGTGTCGATCGATGCCCTGATCACCGCGGCGTGGGAGGAGGGGCCGCCGCCGGAGGCCAGGGCCAGCCTGCACTCCTACATCTCCAATCTGCGCAAGCTGATCAGCGCAGCGGGCGCGGATCCGAAGACGATGTTGGTCAACGCCCCACCCGGATACCGGCTCAACGTTCCCGACTCCGACTGCGATATCGGCCGATTCGTGGCCGAGAAGGCCGCCGGGGTGCACGCCGCCGCGGCGGGCCGCTTCGAGGAGGCCAGCCGCCACCTGACCAACGCACTGGCCGAGTGGCGCGGCCCCGTCCTCGACGACCTGCGTACCTTCCAGTTCGTCAATGTGTTCGCCACGGCGCTCACGGAAGACAAGGTGGTGGCGCACACCGCCCGTGCCGAAGCCGAAATCGCTTGCGGGCGTGCGTATGCCGTGATCGGCGAGCTCGAGAGCCTGACGGTGGAGTACCCGTACCGCGAGCCGTTGTGGGCGCAGCTGATCACCGCCTACTACGCGGCCGAACGCCAGTCCGAGGCGCTGGACGCCTACCAACGGCTGAAGTCGACGCTGGCCGAAGACCTGGGCATCGACCCGGGGCCGACCGTCCGTGCGCTGCACGAAAAGATCCTGCGGCAGGAGTCGTTGGACCTCAAAGGCGCCGCGAAGACCACGGCGGTACACCAGATCAGCGACATCGACATGCGGACCTCGGTCCAATCGACGGCGGCGCTGGCGACGCTGCGGTCGGCGGCCGGACCCGCCTATCCGTTGACGGCGACGGCCACCAGGATCGGGCGGCTCTCCGATAACGACATCGTGCTCGACGACAGCAATGTCAGCCGTCATCACGCTGTGATCATCGATACCGGAACCAGCTTCGTCATCACCGATCTGCGCTCGGCCAACGGCATTGACGTGCGGGGAGAGCGGATTCGGGGCACCGCGACGCTGGGCGACGGCGACAAGATCCGCATTTGCGATCACGAGTTCACGTTCGAGATCGAGCCGCGCTCGGCGTAG